taaagaatataacttataattttatccACACTAAAGGAATGCTTGCAGAATGATGTGATATGAaaaatttgttaatagtagtgaaatgctTGAAGTTAATTAGACGTTTTATTAagaactttgaaaaaaaaattaaaaaagtctTCGCTCTGGTCAGCTTCTGTTGGGAAACTAGAGGTGGTGTTTTTTATGTAGAATTGCTAAATTCTCGTCATGCATGGGGGAAAGAGTCTCAAAGCTAAAGGCATACCAcggaaaggagaaaaaattCTGATTGGGAGGGTGCTCAAACCGAGTGGTAGGGAAGGATTTGATTAGCAATACAATGGCAAAGATCTGGAGGATTAGTAAGAAGGTCTCCTTCCAAGAAGTCGACAAAAATACATATGTTATTACCTTCAGAACACATGCGGTTATTACCTTCAGAACGGATGTGGTTTTACACAGAATTTTGGAAGACAATCCATGGTTTTTTGACAACGCATTGTTTCTTCTTATGCCCTACGACGAAATAATGATACATGGGAAAATAACTTTCGACAGTGAATCTTTCTGGATGCAAGTCCATAATCTACCTTTGGATTGTATGTCGGAGGAATGGGACAATCAAATAGGAAACTTGGTGGGAAAGGTAATAGAAGTTGACGTTGAGGAGGACGGCACTGGTTGGGGGAGGTGTTTATGTGTAAAGGTGGAGTTACAACTCAGAAAGCCTATTGCAAGGGGCTGATTCATAAATGTCCAGGGCACAAAACATTGGGTTCACTTCCGGTATGAAATGCTACCAAAGATTTGCTTCCAATGTGGTTGGATTCTTCATGAAGAACAGGGGTGTCAAGCAAATCGAGAAGACCATAGTGAAGAAGACTTTGCTGGTAAGTCACAGTTTGGACCATGGCTTCGGGCTGAGGGTGCTCCAAGATGCTGGTCTGGCCAAACGCGAAATTCCAATGGAGAGGGGgtcaaggaaaaaaggaaaagtggCGATTGGGGAGGGGAGGAAACACTCGAGGGAAGCGTTGCAAAAGGGTGGCCGGTAGAGGGGCTAGACAAAGGACAGGCGAGTCCCATTCTCCCTTAGGTGCAGAAACCTACGACAGCAATAAGGGGAGACAATGTAGATGCTAGCTGGCAGGGTCAGAAGTCTGTAAATCTTGAGGAAGGTAGGGATGTGATGGAAGCTGATCTCCCCTCTATCCTGGGGGAAAAATTTCGGTCAAACACTGGGTAGGGTATTTTTAGGCAGGAAGATGGAAGGGAAACCGAAGTGAACTATGGGCTAGAAAAAGGGACTAGGCTCTATGGTACACCAAGTCGACCTCTTAATCAAAACGGGCCCAATCCTCTTACAGTTGCTAGCTCGGATGAAAATGGAGTAGGGGAAATACCGAAtcctgctttaagttagttAATGCAAAAAGAGGTACGTAGATGGAAATGCCAGGCTCGGGTGCAGAAATGCTCAACAACCTCTTCCATCTCTACAAGGTCTCAAGGTGCAAAACGTGGTATAGAGGCAAGTACTGTTAGCCTTGTTCCTCAAAAGAAATCCAGAAGAAATGAAGAtcttaagttggaactgccgggggcttgggaacccccaaaCAGTTCAAACCTTTCGCATGTTTGTGAAGGAAAAGCTTCCCGACGTGGTCTTCCTTATGGAGACCAAAATTCCATATGCTAGAGCTCATGGTATTGCTAAAACTCTCAATTTTAATGGTTGCTATGTAAGTGAGGCAGTTGGTAGAAGTGGAGGACTCATTCTTTTGTGGAAGCAGAAAGATTTGCTTGAATTGgtaattttctcaaaacacCACTTTAATGTAATGGTGAATGAtgcctattttaattttaagtggCTTTTGACTTGCTTCTATGGGCACCCGAATTCAAACTTAAGAAAACAGGCCTGGAGCTTGCTTTCCTCTTTCAAGCCTGGTGATGAGGGATGGGGAGTgataggtgattttaatgagattctttttaatgatgagAAGGTGGGGGGAAAACCcagaaatgaaaatctcatgtgCACGTTCAGAAACCTTTTAGAGGAGGGAAACCTGCTTGATCTAGGGTGGAaaagaaacaagttcacatggtGTAACTGTCACGAAGATGAGTCTTTCACTAAGGAAAGACTTGATAGAGCTATAGCCAACCCAAGATGGAGATTAAACTACTCGAAGGTTTCAGTGGAATCACTTCCAGCTATCTGTTCTGATCACAGCCCAATACTACTATCCTGTAGTTTTGAGTGGTGCTCAGCATACAAATATCACTTCTCTTTTAAATATGAGGCCAATTGGAACAAGAAAGAAGGATGCAGTGAGATAGTATCTGAAGCATGGCAAGGAAGTAACGGAGGAGAGACAGATTTGAATAGGATTTTAAAGAAGCTGGATAGAACAAGGAAGGGGCTTCAAAAATGGAGTAGGCACGTGGTTAGGGACAGAAACATATCCATAAAAGAAAAGACCCAGTTGTTAAGTGATTTGCAAAGTTGAGAAGGACCTAGGaccaaaaaagaacaaaaaggaTTACGACAAGAACTTGATTTTCTGTTGGAACAAGAAGACACAAGGTGGAGGCAAAGG
This is a stretch of genomic DNA from Carya illinoinensis cultivar Pawnee chromosome 15, C.illinoinensisPawnee_v1, whole genome shotgun sequence. It encodes these proteins:
- the LOC122296709 gene encoding uncharacterized protein LOC122296709, whose amino-acid sequence is MKILSWNCRGLGNPQTVQTFRMFVKEKLPDVVFLMETKIPYARAHGIAKTLNFNGCYVSEAVGRSGGLILLWKQKDLLELVIFSKHHFNVMVNDAYFNFKWLLTCFYGHPNSNLRKQAWSLLSSFKPGDEGWGVIGDFNEILFNDEKVGGKPRNENLMCTFRNLLEEGNLLDLGWKRNKFTWCNCHEDESFTKERLDRAIANPRWRLNYSKVSVESLPAICSDHSPILLSCSFEWCSAYKYHFSFKYEANWNKKEGCSEIVSEAWQGSNGGETDLNRILKKLDRTRKGLQKWSRHVVRDRNISIKEKTQLLSDLQS